Genomic window (Bradyrhizobium sp. 186):
GTCGAGGTCGGGTTGACCCCGCCCGAGGTGACGAAGACGCTGCCGTCGACGATGAAGAGATTCTTCACGTCGTGCGAGCGGCCCCATTCGTTGACCACGGAGCTTTCAGGGTCGGTGCCCATCCGCGCAGTGCCGAGCAGATGCCAGCCGCCCCACGGGATTGGCGAATTGATGCAGATGTCGGTCGCACCCGCAGTTTCGAGAACCTCCCGGCCGCGCGCCAGCGCATGCTCCATCATCTTCCGGCTGTTCTCGCTGATGGTGTAGTCGATCCTCGGCGCCGGAATGCCGTGGCTGTCCTTCAGGACCGGATCGAGCGTGACGCAATTGTGCTGCTCGGGAAGGTCCTCGCAGATCGCGGAAAATCCGAGCCGGTGGCCGTTGAGCTTGCGGAACACGCGGTGATGATCCGCACCCCACGGCAGAATCCCCCTCTGCTCGCTGACGATGGCTTCGAACACCGGCCCGGCGCCGCGCACGAACTGAACGCCGTAGCCCCGCACGAAGCCGCGCGACAGGTCGGTGTCGTAGAACTCCTTGCTCCACAGGCAGGTCGGCGGCGCGCGGTTGGAATCAGTCGGCTCCTTCACGTAGCCGTAGATCTGCGCGTAGGGATGAAACATCAGGTTCTTGCCGACGAGACCCGACGAATTGGCAAGGCCGTTCTGAAAGCGGCCGGACGCGGAGTTCAGCAGCAGGCGCGGCGTGCCGACGCCGTTGCAGGCGATGATGACGACATGCGCGGGCTGAAACTGCTCGACGCCGTCCTTGTCGTAATAGACCACGCCCGAGGCCATGCCGTTCTCGTCGGTCGTGATCTCGCGCACCCGGCAATGGGTACGCAGCTCGACGCCGGCACGGATCGCATGCGGCCAATAGGTGATGTCGGTCGAGGATTTTGCACCTTGCGCGCAAGCCGGCGTGCAATGACCGAGATTGATGCAGCGCGCCCGGCCCTCATAGTCCATCGTCGCGACCGTCGTGTCCGACGGCCACCAGTGCCAGCCGAGCTTGTTCATGGCCTTGCCGATCAGCGGCCCGGATAATCCGAGCGGCTGCGGCGGCATCGGTGGATGCGTCAGCGGCGACAGCGGATCGCCCGACAGGCCGGAGGTGCCCATCATGCGGTCGTTCTCTTCGAAGAACGGGGTCAGCGCGTCGTAGTCGATCGGCCAATCGTCGGCGACGCCGTCGAGCGTCTTGACCTTGAAATCGGAGGGATGCAGCCGGGGCCAGTGCGCGGTGTACATCACCGTCGAGCCGCCGACCGCATTGTAATTGACGACCTTGATCGGCGAATTGTCGTCGTTGATCGGGTAGTCCTCTGGGCGGCCGCGGATGTTCGGGCTCGACGACCACTCGCCGTAAAACTTGGCTTCCCAGTCCCGGCCCGTGCTCGGGTATTCCGCCGGATTCATCCAGCCGCCCTGCTCCAGGCAGAGAATGTGCATCTTGGTCTCGGCCAGCGACCACGCGACCGCGGCGCCCGAAGCGCCGGCGCCGATGATCAGGACGTCCACAGGATCGTTCATCGCGACATTTTCCTCCCGCCCTCGCCGCTTCCTGGGCGATTCGGCCATCACGGCGCGCAGGCTGACGCAGACGATAGGATCAGAGCGACCGGCGAGTAAAGCCGCGGCCCTGGAATGTCGCACTTCACAGAGCGCAGACCATTGGTATCGCCACATCCGGATGCTAGGAACGAGTGGAAAGAGCAATCGATAGCGAGACCGTATGTCCTTCACAAATTCCTTTGCCGCTGCCCGCGCTTTCGCGCTTGTTTTCTTTCTCGCTCTGCCCGGATTCCTGGCCTCCTCAGGGCCCGGCTTCGCACTGACCGCGACAGCGACCGTCCGGGACGCCAATTCCATCCAGCTTGGGGACGTCACCTACCGGCTCGACGGGGTGGATGCGCCGGAGCTCGACCAGGTCTGCATCGACGATCACGCCGATCCCTGGACCTGCGGCCTGGACGCGCGCGATCGGCTGACGAAGCTGATCGGCGGACGCCCGGTGCGCTGCGACGATGTCGGGCCGGAGAAGAGCTTTGGCAAGCGACACCGGGCGATCTGCACAGCCGAGGGCGACAAGGTCTCGTTGAACGAGCAACTGGTCAAACTCGGCTTTGCCATCGCGCGCGAGCCAGTCAAAGCGAACGTCAAGCCGGCCGCGGGCGAAGCCAAGACCGCGTCAGCCGGCATCTGGAAGGGCTGCTTTGTTGCACCGCAAGAATTCCGCACCGGCAAGAAGGACGGTGCGCTCCTGGGCGCCGCCTGCCGCGCCGACCGCGACAAGGAGATTCGTGCGGCGCTATTTCCGGAAGAGCTGACGATGCCGCCGAGTTGCAGCATCAAGGGCAAGCTCGCGGTGCGGGCGCGGGTCACCGGCAATATCGGCATCTATCATTTGCGGGGCTGCCCGAGCTACCCCGCAACCACGAAGCCGGACCGCTGGTTCTGCTCGGAGGACGACGCACAGGCCGCCGGCTTCCGCAAGGCCTATAATTGCCGCCGGCCGAAATGAGGAAGGCGCGCCAAGCGCTCAGCTGCGCCAATTCGAGACAGTATTGATCCGGAATTGAACTCTATCCGCAGTTGCTGCATTTTGAGAACGTGCGTTAGCGCCTTGGGCTAGCGCCTCCTTGGCAGCAATCCGGCTTCGGCCCGATTGTCCTTGCTCGGGCGTTTCCTCCCTAGACTTGGGCCGCTTGTCACAACAAGCGGCTCTTCTTTTTGTGCGCCCTCCTGGAGCATCATCTACGGAAGGTCGTCATGCCCGGGCTTGTCCCACGGCTGTCCGGTTCAGGCTTCGGCGTCAAAAAGCGAGTCGCTAGAGTCAATTAATGGCGTCGGGGCATAGCTGCGAATACTTGTTGTTCGCGAGAACACCGCAAATTTTCTTCATTGCGGACCTCAGCATACTCCGCTGCGGGTCGCTCGGCTAAAACGAGAGCGCAAAAATCGTGAGTCATATCAATGAATTTTGCGCTCATTACGAGTCGGTGCGTCTCGTTGCAACCGTTTTGCCTGAACCGGACAGCCGTGGGCTTGTCCCGGGCATCCACGTTCTTCGCGCCGTGGGTAAGGCGTGGATGGCCGGGACAAGCCCGGCCATGACGACGTGGAAGCTTCAACGGACCAAGCGCCCACTCTATCTGCGCATCTGCATGATCTGGTCCATCGGCGGCATGTTCTGATTGAGATGCGCCATGATCCAGACGGTTCCACCGACCACCAGGAAGACGACCAGCAACCCGAAGGCGAGCGCCAGCACGTTGTTGGTGTTGTCAGGTCCCGTCGTGATGTGCAGGAAGAACACCAGATGCACGCCCATCTGCGCGATCGCGAGCACGATCAGCGCGACCGGGATGGAGGGCTGCCAGACCAGATTGGTGCCGGCGATGAAGAACGACGTTGCCGTAAGCAGCAGCGCGAGACCGAGGCCGACCGTGTAGCCGAGGATCCGCGCACCGACACTGTGTTCCTCTTCCTCGCCTGGTGCGAGGTCGTGTTCGGTCCGCGCGTGGATCTGATCGCTCATACGCCACTCCCAAGCAGGTAAACGACGGAAAACACTGCGACCCAAATGATGTCGAGCGCGTGCCAGAACAGCGCAAAGCACATCATGCGGCGCAGGATGTCGGCGCGAAAGCCTTTTGCGAACACCTGCGCCATCATGGTCAGGAGCCAGAGCACGCCGGCCGAGACGTGCAGGCCGTGACATCCGACCAGCGAGAAGAACGCTGTCAGGAACGCGCTACGCGACGGACCATAGCCGCGGGAGACCAGATCGGCGAACTCGCGAAACTCCATGGCGAGGAACACGAGCCCCAGCACGCAGGTCACGGCCATGCCAAAGTAGAACCAGAACCGGTTGCGCACATCGGCCGCGATGCTTGCCATGCCGCAGGTGAAGCTCGACAGCAGCAGGCAGACCGTCTCGATCGCAACATTTCGCTGTTCGAAAATCTCGGAGCCCTTCGGGCCGCCCGCAGTCTGGCCGACCAGCACCGCATAGGCCGCGAAGAAGCAGGAGAACATCACGATGTCGGAGAGCAGGAAGACCCAGAAGCCGTAGGCGGTCACAATGCGCTTCGACGCGGGGCCGGGATGCTCAATGACGATTCCGATGTGATGGGGATCGGCATGGGCGCGGCCGACGGTCGCGGTCATCGACATCAGATCGCCCCTGCCATGCTGACGAGGCTGCG
Coding sequences:
- a CDS encoding GMC family oxidoreductase; translation: MNDPVDVLIIGAGASGAAVAWSLAETKMHILCLEQGGWMNPAEYPSTGRDWEAKFYGEWSSSPNIRGRPEDYPINDDNSPIKVVNYNAVGGSTVMYTAHWPRLHPSDFKVKTLDGVADDWPIDYDALTPFFEENDRMMGTSGLSGDPLSPLTHPPMPPQPLGLSGPLIGKAMNKLGWHWWPSDTTVATMDYEGRARCINLGHCTPACAQGAKSSTDITYWPHAIRAGVELRTHCRVREITTDENGMASGVVYYDKDGVEQFQPAHVVIIACNGVGTPRLLLNSASGRFQNGLANSSGLVGKNLMFHPYAQIYGYVKEPTDSNRAPPTCLWSKEFYDTDLSRGFVRGYGVQFVRGAGPVFEAIVSEQRGILPWGADHHRVFRKLNGHRLGFSAICEDLPEQHNCVTLDPVLKDSHGIPAPRIDYTISENSRKMMEHALARGREVLETAGATDICINSPIPWGGWHLLGTARMGTDPESSVVNEWGRSHDVKNLFIVDGSVFVTSGGVNPTSTIQAIALYVADQMKQRLANLFD
- a CDS encoding thermonuclease family protein, which produces MSFTNSFAAARAFALVFFLALPGFLASSGPGFALTATATVRDANSIQLGDVTYRLDGVDAPELDQVCIDDHADPWTCGLDARDRLTKLIGGRPVRCDDVGPEKSFGKRHRAICTAEGDKVSLNEQLVKLGFAIAREPVKANVKPAAGEAKTASAGIWKGCFVAPQEFRTGKKDGALLGAACRADRDKEIRAALFPEELTMPPSCSIKGKLAVRARVTGNIGIYHLRGCPSYPATTKPDRWFCSEDDAQAAGFRKAYNCRRPK
- the cyoD gene encoding cytochrome o ubiquinol oxidase subunit IV; translated protein: MSDQIHARTEHDLAPGEEEEHSVGARILGYTVGLGLALLLTATSFFIAGTNLVWQPSIPVALIVLAIAQMGVHLVFFLHITTGPDNTNNVLALAFGLLVVFLVVGGTVWIMAHLNQNMPPMDQIMQMRR
- a CDS encoding cytochrome (ubi)quinol oxidase subunit III, with protein sequence MSMTATVGRAHADPHHIGIVIEHPGPASKRIVTAYGFWVFLLSDIVMFSCFFAAYAVLVGQTAGGPKGSEIFEQRNVAIETVCLLLSSFTCGMASIAADVRNRFWFYFGMAVTCVLGLVFLAMEFREFADLVSRGYGPSRSAFLTAFFSLVGCHGLHVSAGVLWLLTMMAQVFAKGFRADILRRMMCFALFWHALDIIWVAVFSVVYLLGSGV